A region from the Pelobates fuscus isolate aPelFus1 chromosome 3, aPelFus1.pri, whole genome shotgun sequence genome encodes:
- the LOC134602063 gene encoding olfactory receptor 5V1-like: MTIIKEFRILGFENIHNIKIVLFNLFLINYIVTLSTNAMIISLVVTSPYIYSPMYFFLSHLSISDILLTTTIVPEMLHIILKEGITMSLAGCFIQFYFVSLFVTAECLLLAVMSYDRYLAICNPLRYSSIMELKMCVYLVMSSWGLAILIALPHILILSQMTFCGSNIIDHFFCDLIPVLKLSCSNGMTNTILTIVMLTFFAFFPFAFITKTYISIFLTILRISTSNERQKAFSTCSSHLTVVCLYYGTLLCNYLVPSKKEYLGLQKLVSMLYTIVTPLLNPILYSLRNEQIRGAIMKRILKRS; encoded by the coding sequence ATGACCATTATCAAGGAATTCAGGATTCTAGGATTCGAAaacatccacaacattaaaatcgtGCTCTTTAATCTGTTTCTAATCAATTACATTGTGACTTTGTCTACAAATGCCATGATTATCTCATTGGTGGTAACATCTCCATACATCTACTCTCCCATGTACTTCTTCCTCAGTCACTTGTCTATTAGTGACATTCTACTCACCACAACCATTGTACCTGAAATGCTCCACATTATATTAAAGGAAGGCATCACCATGTCTCTTGCTGGCTGCTTCATACAATTCTATTTTGTTTCTCTATTTGTTACGGCTGAATGTTTACTGCTCGCAGTAATGTCCTATGATCGATATTTGGCCATCTGTAACCCACTGCGTTATTCCTCTATTATGGAACTTAAAATGTGTGTTTATCTTGTAATGTCATCTTGGGGATTAGCAATTCTAATTGCTCTGCCTCATATTCTTATCTTAAGCCAAATGACATTTTGTGGTTCCAATATAATTGATCATTTCTTCTGTGATCTGATTCCAGTTCTTAAACTTTCTTGTTCTAATGGCATGACTAATACAATATTAACAATTGTCATGTTaaccttttttgcatttttcccatTTGCCTTTATCACTAAGACGTACATCAGTATTTTTCTTACCATCCTCCGAATCTCCACCAGCAATGAGAGACAGAAGGCCTTCTCCACCTGTAGTTCCCACCTGACCGTGGTGTGTTTATATTATGGAACTTTATTATGTAATTACTTGGTTCCATCTAAAAAGGAATACTTGGGTCTACAAAAGCTGGTTTCGATGCTTTACACTATAGTTACCCCATTATTAAATCCCATTTTATACAGTCTGAGAAATGAACAAATCAGAGGAGCAATAATGAAACGTATCTTGAAGAGAAGCTAa